One window of the Archangium primigenium genome contains the following:
- a CDS encoding phage tail sheath family protein: MSTGRQPTAVPVFAVGAHGGITETTRLNTFSEFTRAVGDFDPKQTLHVALRSYFDNGGGYCYLVPTARWTTELPKLDDVTLLVAAGQDVRAQVLELCVPGAHRFALLDGPEAELTKDSAESLPSTSHAAAYFPWLTADWAETPIPPSATVAGVFCRVDRERGVWKAPANVALNGGVRPVHRISDEQQAQYTDGKALNMIREFPGQGTVVWGARTLEAESTAWRYVPVRRLFDSVERHIQATLSPVIFEPNSSATWERVRAAIENYLYTLWKQGALVGTSPQESYSVQVGEGVTMTPDDVSKGVLRVRVALAAVRPAEFIVLEFTQQLGG, translated from the coding sequence TTGAGCACGGGTCGGCAACCCACGGCGGTTCCCGTCTTCGCGGTGGGCGCCCACGGTGGCATCACCGAGACCACGCGCCTCAATACCTTCTCGGAGTTCACCCGCGCCGTGGGGGACTTCGACCCCAAGCAGACGTTGCATGTCGCCCTCCGGAGCTACTTCGACAATGGGGGCGGGTATTGCTACCTCGTTCCCACCGCGCGCTGGACGACGGAGCTCCCCAAACTGGACGACGTCACCCTGCTGGTCGCCGCGGGCCAGGACGTCCGCGCCCAGGTCCTGGAACTCTGTGTGCCCGGCGCTCACCGGTTCGCCCTGCTGGATGGCCCCGAGGCGGAGCTCACGAAGGACAGCGCCGAGTCCCTTCCCTCGACGTCTCACGCCGCGGCCTACTTCCCCTGGCTGACCGCGGACTGGGCCGAGACCCCCATTCCGCCCAGCGCCACGGTGGCGGGGGTGTTCTGCCGGGTGGATCGCGAACGGGGCGTCTGGAAGGCCCCCGCCAACGTCGCATTGAACGGAGGCGTGCGGCCTGTTCACCGGATCTCGGATGAGCAGCAAGCCCAGTACACGGACGGCAAGGCCCTCAACATGATCCGGGAGTTCCCGGGCCAAGGCACTGTCGTCTGGGGCGCGAGAACCTTGGAGGCGGAGTCCACGGCGTGGCGCTACGTCCCCGTCCGCCGTCTGTTCGACTCCGTCGAGCGACATATCCAGGCGACCCTGAGCCCCGTGATCTTCGAGCCCAATTCGAGCGCGACCTGGGAGCGGGTTCGCGCGGCGATCGAGAACTACCTCTACACCCTCTGGAAGCAGGGCGCTCTGGTGGGCACTTCTCCCCAGGAGAGCTACTCCGTGCAGGTCGGTGAGGGCGTTACCATGACCCCGGACGACGTCTCGAAGGGCGTGTTGAGGGTCCGCGTCGCACTCGCGGCCGTCCGTCCCGCCGAATTCATCGTCCTGGAATTCACCCAGCAACTGGGAGGCTGA
- a CDS encoding S9 family peptidase yields MRCVFVSLGLLVMSLSSPPVLALPEARRELAERYVHLPELIRDSLVPPRWLRQGDRLIFWSAVGKDSGTWVLVHARTGAMKPLLASAALRTQLSRLMGKPVRLPAQMGFALAPDERGIVFAFEGRTFALGLSDGRVTALAPTDPATWALSREHQRAPIGGAVAVQREDGFAVLGSDGRPRVERSGEENHGWRLPEKAWSPDGRFLVVTRDDLRGVHTIPLVDYSSALERVIPVPYVKVGTPLARTEFHVVEPSTGRVTQVPPVEGETHAWFAGWRPRGGEALFLHLTRDGKRLDLVAVDPVSGESRRVLREERPESFVGGLDFALEGWSWQVTPLPDDSGFLWMSERDGWRHVYLYDAAGTLVRQVTRGDFPVHRVVGIAPQGDAVFVLASADSGAPYEHLLYRGTLKGGALTRMSSGSGMHTVTFSPSGAYYVDAWSSRTQPRLREVVATEGGGRVRLTTADASALQALGYTPPEALTVQAADGVTPLHGVLYTPRDFDAARRHPVIVYVYSGPFTTIVPWSFVGSSMSLEANALAQRGFIVVMIDPRGTPGRSKAFQDTNHGRIGQTEIPDQVAGLKQAAATRPWMDLERVGIHGHSWGGYFALRGMLTAPEVFKAGYAGAPGALEEEAIINEPYLGLPQDNPEGYRAGSNLALAGNLQGTLKLMHGTHDVNASLSTTLRMADALIRADKHFELLLMPGQPHTPEPPADRYYREDVQGFFLRTLGEPR; encoded by the coding sequence ATGCGATGCGTCTTCGTCTCCCTCGGCCTGCTGGTGATGAGCCTGTCCAGCCCGCCCGTCCTGGCCCTCCCGGAGGCGCGACGCGAGCTCGCCGAGCGCTACGTCCATCTGCCGGAGCTCATCCGCGACAGCCTGGTGCCTCCGCGATGGCTCCGTCAGGGGGACCGGCTGATCTTCTGGTCGGCGGTGGGAAAGGACAGCGGCACCTGGGTGCTGGTGCATGCCCGCACCGGCGCGATGAAACCCCTGCTGGCCAGCGCCGCGCTGCGCACCCAGCTCTCGCGCCTGATGGGCAAGCCGGTGCGCCTGCCCGCCCAGATGGGCTTCGCGCTCGCGCCGGATGAGCGGGGCATTGTCTTCGCCTTCGAGGGACGGACCTTCGCGCTGGGACTGTCCGACGGCCGGGTCACGGCCCTGGCGCCCACCGACCCGGCCACCTGGGCGCTGTCCCGCGAGCACCAGCGCGCCCCGATCGGAGGCGCCGTCGCGGTGCAACGGGAGGACGGCTTCGCGGTGCTGGGAAGTGACGGACGCCCGCGGGTCGAGCGCTCCGGAGAGGAGAATCACGGCTGGCGGCTCCCCGAGAAGGCCTGGTCTCCCGACGGGCGCTTCCTGGTGGTCACCCGGGACGATCTGCGCGGCGTCCACACGATTCCCCTCGTGGACTATTCGAGCGCGCTCGAGCGCGTGATTCCGGTGCCCTACGTCAAGGTCGGCACGCCCCTGGCGCGCACGGAGTTCCACGTGGTCGAGCCGTCGACGGGCCGGGTGACCCAGGTCCCCCCGGTCGAGGGCGAGACCCATGCCTGGTTCGCGGGGTGGCGCCCTCGGGGCGGCGAGGCGCTGTTCCTCCACCTGACCCGGGACGGCAAGCGCCTGGACCTGGTGGCGGTGGATCCCGTGTCCGGCGAAAGCCGACGGGTGCTGCGCGAGGAGCGGCCCGAGAGCTTCGTGGGGGGATTGGACTTCGCCCTGGAGGGCTGGTCCTGGCAGGTCACCCCACTGCCGGATGACTCGGGCTTCCTGTGGATGTCCGAGCGCGATGGATGGCGGCACGTCTACCTGTATGACGCCGCGGGCACGCTCGTGCGACAGGTCACCCGGGGCGACTTCCCGGTGCATCGGGTGGTGGGGATCGCGCCCCAGGGGGACGCGGTCTTCGTGCTGGCCTCCGCCGACAGCGGCGCGCCCTACGAGCACCTGCTCTACCGGGGCACGTTGAAGGGCGGTGCGTTGACGCGCATGTCCTCGGGCTCGGGCATGCACACCGTCACCTTCTCGCCCTCGGGCGCGTACTACGTCGACGCCTGGTCCTCGCGGACGCAGCCCCGGCTGCGGGAGGTGGTGGCCACGGAAGGTGGCGGCCGCGTGCGCCTCACCACGGCCGACGCGAGTGCCCTCCAGGCGCTGGGCTACACGCCGCCCGAGGCCCTCACCGTCCAGGCCGCCGATGGCGTCACCCCGCTGCACGGCGTGCTCTACACGCCGCGCGATTTCGACGCCGCCCGGCGCCACCCGGTCATCGTGTACGTCTACTCCGGACCGTTCACCACGATCGTGCCCTGGAGCTTCGTGGGCTCCTCCATGTCCCTGGAGGCGAACGCCCTGGCGCAGCGGGGCTTCATCGTCGTGATGATCGATCCCCGGGGGACTCCGGGCCGGAGCAAGGCGTTCCAGGACACGAACCATGGGCGGATTGGCCAGACCGAGATCCCCGATCAGGTCGCCGGGCTGAAACAGGCCGCCGCCACGCGCCCGTGGATGGACCTGGAGCGGGTCGGGATCCACGGCCACTCGTGGGGGGGCTACTTCGCTCTGCGCGGCATGCTGACGGCGCCAGAGGTCTTCAAGGCGGGCTACGCGGGAGCCCCCGGCGCCCTGGAAGAGGAGGCGATCATCAACGAGCCCTACCTCGGCCTGCCCCAGGACAATCCCGAGGGCTACCGGGCGGGGTCCAACCTCGCGCTGGCCGGCAACCTCCAGGGGACGCTCAAGCTGATGCACGGCACCCACGACGTGAATGCCTCCCTGTCCACGACCCTGCGCATGGCCGATGCGCTCATCCGCGCGGACAAGCACTTCGAGCTGCTCCTCATGCCCGGACAGCCGCACACCCCCGAGCCGCCCGCGGATCGCTACTACCGCGAGGACGTCCAGGGCTTCTTCCTGCGCACCCTGGGCGAGCCCCGGTAG
- a CDS encoding YukJ family protein yields MSIPRYGLLVAQAVEGKPATNAFAHYQVIARDPTSGEPYQIDINVRSQDGSEVLYSINESFQNALTDALSRGARDGINALDSVPGSLSIDYLRSGLFPVSAMKPLGMETPPKQDLNDLIGGYIQRAIQTQGARLYAFGQYFDDAQQPGRARRSSNGPSKGIHDIHMNQGNAGRWERDNGTYQDGGLLISYPGQGWVAIFLAFQVQSFQTNDANGDPTGPSWAQLHGGEVYEEPGTSEAA; encoded by the coding sequence ATGTCGATTCCCCGTTATGGATTGCTCGTCGCCCAGGCCGTCGAGGGCAAGCCCGCCACCAACGCCTTCGCCCACTACCAGGTCATCGCGCGGGACCCCACGAGCGGCGAGCCGTACCAGATCGACATCAACGTCCGCTCCCAGGACGGCTCCGAGGTGCTCTACTCCATCAACGAGTCGTTCCAGAACGCCCTCACGGACGCGCTGAGCCGTGGGGCGCGGGATGGCATCAACGCGCTCGACAGCGTCCCCGGCTCGCTGTCCATCGACTACCTGCGCAGCGGGCTCTTCCCCGTTTCCGCCATGAAGCCCCTGGGCATGGAGACGCCCCCCAAGCAGGATCTGAATGATCTGATCGGCGGCTACATCCAGCGGGCCATCCAGACGCAAGGGGCGCGGCTGTACGCGTTCGGCCAGTACTTCGATGACGCCCAGCAGCCCGGACGCGCTCGCCGCTCGAGCAACGGGCCGTCCAAGGGCATCCACGACATCCACATGAACCAGGGCAACGCGGGCCGGTGGGAGCGGGACAACGGGACGTACCAGGACGGTGGGTTGCTGATCAGCTACCCCGGCCAGGGATGGGTGGCCATCTTCCTCGCCTTCCAGGTGCAGTCCTTCCAGACGAACGATGCCAACGGAGACCCCACCGGCCCGTCCTGGGCGCAGCTCCACGGCGGCGAGGTGTACGAGGAGCCGGGCACCTCCGAGGCCGCCTGA